A section of the Virgibacillus sp. NKC19-3 genome encodes:
- a CDS encoding ChbG/HpnK family deacetylase codes for MNKSSSKQLIINADDFGLTPGASAGILYAHRHGILTSTTAMVNTAFSKQSLTEAKSYPDLGIGLHFVLDAGRPIFSHNSSLTDHRGHFLKGRSLIDAAKTWDIKDELKAQLELLHEWYGNVTHIDSHHHMHLHIPDALEAVIEVAERYQLPVRTFSETAVIGKGRTTDYFHYDFYGEENVSVAYLLAIFSNIKPGTTEVMCHPAFLDAWLRRVSSYDFTRMKELEILVDNKVQEWLNDHSIHLIHYGGLHHGH; via the coding sequence ATGAATAAATCTTCATCAAAACAATTAATTATAAATGCGGATGATTTTGGTTTGACGCCAGGTGCTTCTGCAGGTATTCTTTATGCACATCGACATGGTATTTTAACCAGCACTACAGCAATGGTCAATACGGCATTTTCAAAGCAAAGCTTAACAGAAGCGAAAAGTTATCCAGATCTTGGAATTGGCTTGCATTTTGTTTTGGACGCAGGTCGGCCTATTTTCTCACATAATAGTAGTTTAACGGATCATCGTGGACACTTTTTAAAAGGAAGGTCATTGATTGATGCTGCCAAAACATGGGACATAAAAGATGAACTAAAGGCACAGCTTGAGTTGCTGCATGAATGGTATGGTAATGTAACACACATCGATAGTCATCATCATATGCATCTTCATATCCCGGATGCCCTGGAGGCAGTTATAGAAGTTGCTGAGCGCTATCAGTTACCTGTAAGGACCTTTTCCGAAACAGCGGTAATAGGAAAAGGTCGTACCACAGACTATTTTCATTATGATTTTTATGGAGAGGAAAATGTATCCGTTGCTTATTTATTAGCTATTTTTTCAAATATAAAACCGGGGACAACTGAGGTTATGTGTCATCCTGCTTTCTTAGATGCATGGTTAAGAAGGGTGTCAAGTTATGATTTTACTCGAATGAAAGAGTTAGAGATACTGGTAGACAACAAGGTTCAAGAATGGTTAAATGATCATTCGATACATCTGATCCATTATGGAGGGCTGCATCATGGACATTGA
- the celB gene encoding PTS cellobiose transporter subunit IIC, whose translation MNGFNAFMERYFMPVAGKLAEQRHLKAVRDGIVAAMPLLIIGSIFLIISSPPIESWETFMEPYAPTLNIPVDATFGMLGLVAVFAISYSLANSYKMDGLSAGVLALAAFMVATPLTEEGDIPLNLMGAEGLFIAIVLAIFTVEVYRFFENRNIVIRMPEGVPPSVWRAFSALIPGAVIIFIVWGVDLLLTSSFDLSLHGIVSAVLRQPLEAMGGSFWGAMIAIILVHLLWSFGIHGISIVASVMAPIWYSLTDQNVAAQQAGEALPHVIGQPFMAIWWAVGGSGMALALTILFVWRARSKHLKGLGRGSIWASFFNISEPVIFGAPIVMNPLLFVPFILAPLAVGIITYFSMSLGIVGKPYVIVPWTTPPPFSGILTTGDWRGGVLMMVNLVVAMFIYYPFFRLYDKKLMEEEETNEQAAASKDV comes from the coding sequence ATGAATGGGTTTAATGCTTTCATGGAGCGTTATTTCATGCCGGTTGCAGGGAAATTGGCCGAACAGCGTCACTTAAAGGCAGTACGGGATGGAATTGTTGCAGCAATGCCTTTACTTATTATCGGTAGTATATTTTTAATTATATCATCCCCACCAATTGAGTCATGGGAAACATTTATGGAACCTTATGCTCCTACACTAAATATTCCTGTAGATGCTACTTTTGGGATGTTAGGACTTGTTGCAGTGTTTGCAATTTCTTATAGTCTCGCTAATAGTTATAAAATGGATGGACTTTCAGCGGGGGTGTTAGCTTTAGCAGCTTTCATGGTTGCTACGCCTCTAACTGAAGAAGGTGATATTCCTTTAAATTTAATGGGAGCAGAGGGATTGTTTATTGCGATTGTATTAGCGATTTTCACCGTTGAAGTATACCGTTTTTTTGAAAATAGGAATATTGTCATTCGTATGCCCGAAGGAGTCCCGCCTTCTGTCTGGCGCGCATTTAGCGCACTAATTCCGGGAGCTGTTATTATTTTTATCGTCTGGGGGGTAGATCTACTTTTAACAAGCTCATTTGATTTATCCTTACATGGTATCGTCAGTGCTGTCTTACGTCAACCATTAGAAGCTATGGGAGGTAGCTTTTGGGGCGCGATGATCGCGATTATTCTTGTTCATCTTCTATGGTCGTTTGGTATACATGGAATTTCAATTGTTGCTAGTGTTATGGCTCCAATTTGGTATAGTTTGACAGATCAGAACGTTGCAGCACAGCAAGCTGGGGAAGCATTGCCGCATGTAATCGGTCAACCTTTTATGGCGATTTGGTGGGCTGTCGGTGGTTCCGGCATGGCACTTGCATTAACGATATTGTTTGTGTGGCGAGCACGTTCGAAACATTTAAAAGGATTAGGAAGGGGTTCTATTTGGGCCAGTTTTTTCAATATAAGTGAGCCGGTGATCTTTGGAGCACCAATTGTCATGAACCCATTATTATTCGTTCCATTCATTCTTGCGCCATTGGCAGTTGGGATCATAACCTATTTTTCGATGTCACTTGGTATTGTCGGCAAACCATATGTTATTGTGCCGTGGACAACGCCACCGCCATTTTCAGGTATATTGACAACCGGTGATTGGCGTGGAGGAGTGTTAATGATGGTGAATCTGGTTGTTGCTATGTTTATCTATTATCCATTCTTCCGGTTATATGATAAAAAACTGATGGAGGAAGAGGAAACGAACGAACAAGCTGCTGCTTCCAAGGATGTGTAA
- a CDS encoding PTS sugar transporter subunit IIB — protein sequence MKITLLCALGMSTSLLVERMKKVANEREINVEIEAYSADDIDKHVETANVILLGPQIRYKKNELFKKAKAANTPIEIIDMRAYGSTDGEKVLDQALDLMNYTREE from the coding sequence ATGAAAATTACATTATTATGCGCATTAGGGATGAGTACAAGTTTGCTAGTAGAACGAATGAAAAAGGTTGCAAACGAAAGAGAGATCAATGTAGAGATTGAGGCTTATTCGGCTGATGATATCGATAAGCATGTAGAAACAGCAAATGTTATTTTACTCGGGCCGCAAATCCGGTATAAGAAAAATGAACTTTTTAAGAAAGCGAAAGCAGCAAACACACCCATTGAAATCATCGATATGAGAGCTTACGGCTCAACAGATGGCGAGAAAGTCTTGGATCAGGCGCTGGATTTAATGAATTATACAAGGGAGGAATAG
- a CDS encoding 6-phospho-beta-glucosidase gives MDGLKLTVIGGGSSYTPELIEGIINNQDVLPISEVWLVDVEEGKEKLSIIEALSKRMVEKAKCSIKIVATFHRKEAIKDAAYVITQIRVGQLAMRRNDEYISIKHGVIGQETTGAGGFMKALRTIPVMLDICKDMEELAPDAWLLNFTNPAGIITEAILKHSNVKAIGLCNNPINFYKKFASTYHVPMKDVSINFVGINHLIWITSLYISGESRMRDILTGKSDIYEAKNIPSFGWDLEFLQSMKAIPCGYHKYYYQTDRILEEQREQLQNNETRADQVQQVEKDLFEIYQNPEVQEKPKALEKRGGAYYSEAAIDLIKSIHLNTKRVHTLNVRNNGTIACLPDDVSIEVNCVVESHQVTPLQVEEVPPQIRGLLQHVKAYEELTVEAAVSGDEGIALQALTLHPLVPSAERAKNILTEMLPVNEKYLPLFSVHK, from the coding sequence ATGGATGGTCTAAAACTAACGGTAATAGGAGGGGGGTCTTCTTATACACCGGAATTAATAGAAGGGATTATTAACAACCAGGATGTGTTACCTATATCAGAGGTTTGGCTGGTAGATGTCGAAGAAGGAAAAGAAAAATTGTCCATTATCGAGGCTTTGTCCAAAAGAATGGTAGAAAAGGCGAAATGTTCTATAAAAATTGTTGCTACCTTTCATAGAAAAGAAGCTATTAAAGATGCGGCTTATGTGATTACCCAAATCAGAGTTGGACAGTTGGCGATGCGACGAAATGATGAGTATATCTCCATCAAACATGGTGTAATCGGACAGGAGACAACTGGTGCGGGTGGTTTCATGAAGGCGTTGCGCACCATTCCAGTAATGTTGGACATTTGTAAGGATATGGAGGAATTGGCACCGGATGCATGGCTGCTAAACTTTACCAATCCAGCGGGTATTATTACGGAGGCCATTTTAAAACACAGCAATGTTAAGGCTATTGGTCTATGCAATAATCCTATCAATTTCTATAAAAAATTTGCCAGTACCTATCATGTGCCGATGAAAGACGTCAGTATCAACTTTGTTGGTATTAATCATCTTATCTGGATAACAAGTTTATATATTAGCGGCGAGTCACGAATGCGTGATATTTTGACCGGCAAATCGGATATCTATGAAGCAAAAAATATTCCTTCGTTTGGTTGGGATCTGGAATTTCTCCAATCCATGAAAGCTATACCATGTGGCTATCATAAATATTACTATCAGACGGATCGGATATTGGAAGAACAGCGTGAGCAACTTCAGAATAATGAAACACGTGCGGATCAGGTACAACAGGTTGAGAAAGATTTGTTTGAAATCTATCAAAATCCTGAGGTACAGGAAAAACCTAAAGCCTTAGAAAAGCGTGGAGGCGCCTATTATTCGGAAGCTGCTATTGATTTGATTAAATCCATTCATTTAAATACAAAGCGTGTTCACACATTAAATGTGCGAAATAACGGGACCATAGCCTGCCTACCAGATGATGTCAGCATTGAAGTCAATTGTGTGGTTGAAAGTCATCAGGTAACGCCGCTTCAGGTCGAAGAGGTTCCACCACAAATTAGAGGCCTTTTGCAGCATGTGAAAGCTTATGAAGAGCTGACGGTAGAAGCAGCTGTGAGCGGAGATGAAGGGATAGCATTACAGGCGTTGACATTACATCCGCTCGTTCCATCTGCAGAGCGGGCAAAAAATATTCTGACTGAAATGCTGCCGGTTAACGAAAAATACTTGCCGCTGTTTTCGGTCCATAAATGA